The sequence CCTAATCCAAATGCAACTGATACTGATACATCTAAAACTGCACCATATGTTTATATCACTTTAAGACACCTACTAGACACCAAAGATAGTACAATGAACGTTGGTGATTCATGGAACGCCGAAAGTAGTTTAGCTACTATCACTACTCCACAAGATAAAGCTACACCAGCTACAACAAAAGATTTATCCAGTGACACTAAGGATGCTAACCACGTAACAACCAAGATCTCCGACCCTGATGGAGTTTTGGATAAAGACGGTAAAGCTATCAAAGCTGGTAGTTTCCAAGTTACTTACCTAATGCAAGATGGTAACTACACTATTTCTAAAACAGCTACTGTAACTGTTAACCCCGCTAAAAATCCATCAACTAATAATTCCGGGAACACATCAATTACTGGTAACAATGGATCAAACACAAACACAACTGATCCTACTACTGACCCAAGTGATCCCGATACACCAGTAGTCTCACCTAACGAAATCCCTGACGATATCACAGAAGACAATCCCGTTGTTTCACCAAACGAAGTCCCTGACGATATTACCGAAGATGATCCTGTAGTTTCGCCTAATGAAATCCCCAATGCTTCTGAATTAACTGGCAATGATAAATCTACCGATAGCACTACTCAACAAAATGATCCTGCTACAAGCACCCTTACAAATACTAATAACAACAATAGTGTCATTTCAACAAGTAACAAAGCTACGAATACTATTGCCAATACAACTGCTAATGAAAATAAGACCTCAAATAATCCTATTTACACAGTTGCTGCTAATCAAAACAATGCTAGTGGTGTTTTAACTGGATACACTCCAACTTCTACTTCACAAAGTAAAGTTGCTGCTCAATTCCCACAAACTGGTAATGCTAAAGATAGTAAGCTTCAAATTATTGGTACTATGATTGTTTCAATGATGGCTACCGTTGCCGGATTTGCATTTGGCAAGAAACGTCAAACTAAAAAGGCTTAATTTATATAAAGCATTTTACCTCCTTCAAAAAAGCCAAGATTGATTTTACAATCTTGGCTTTTTCTTTTTCATTAACTATTTAATATAACGAGTAATTCTAAACTAAAATCAATTTCTGAATCTTAATATCATACTTATCAATTTCCCAATCAGCTGTTTCGAAAAGCATCGTTGAAGGAACTAAAGTTACAGTTTTTCCAGGATATTTTGCTAAGAAACGATCATAATATCCACCACCAAAGCCAACACGATAATTGGTGTCTTTGGCAAAAGCTAAACCTGGAACAAGCACCAAATCTGGTGTTTGATTGACTAACTCTTCATTATATTCTGGTTCGGGAATCCCAAACTTACTGACAACTAAGTCATCGCTACTAGTAAATGGTAAAAAAGCCATTTGACGATGTGGCATTGTTTTTGGTAAATATACTTTCTTACCGGCTTCTTGGGCAGCTTGTATGATTGGTGTTGTAGGCACTTCCATAGGACTGCTGACTGTTGTAGCGATTGATTGAGCATTTTTCCACTCTGGCAATTCAATCAATTTTTTTAATAATTCTAATCCCTCAGTTTTAGTTTGAGCTTGATTCTCACTCAATCTTTTAATTTGTTGTTGGCGCAAGGCTTTCTTATCGATAATAATCCCCTCCGTAACTTTTTTGCTATATCATTGTAATCCAAATTGATACCAAAACATATTATGTAGATTTCTTCTCAAAATATTCAAACAAAATTTATTTTATATTCAATTAATTTAGCTATTATTAATTTAACAATTAATTAATCAAAAAAAATGGAGGATTCCAAATGATTTTTTCTAAAAAAACAAACGGTGTTGTCATCGAAAACAAAAATCTCGACTTCCTAAATAATCAAATCTCAGTCAAATTACACAATTTATCTCACATCCCTAATGAAAAAGACAGCTACAACATTTCCTTTGCTGGAATGAAAGGCTATCATACTCTCGAATCAACAGGTATTCCCGATGAAAATGATATTTTGACTTTTGTTATTAATCGTCACGACTATGAGAAGGTAAAAGTTGGTACTAGAACAAAAATGAGTCCCGTTAGAGTGTAAGCTTACACTTCAACAGGGCTCGTTTTTTATTTATGGATTTTCATTTAACTTCGGTCGCTATTACATATTCATTTGTAGCTACACGATAATAACCGACACCACCAATATCGGTAAATTCATCCGTATACCAACTAGTATTTGGAGCTAAGGCACGGTCACCTATCAATTGTCCATTTTCATCATATAGACGTGTAGGAGCTCCACTTGGTGTTGTGACAATTTCACTTTCAGAATAAACTGGTGAATTTTGATATGGGCGAACATCTACCGCACTGACATATTCACCTGTAGCTACACGATAAAAGGTACCTTTAGCATTATTATCTTGCAGATCTACTTTCCAATTACTGCCCTCAGGTAAACTTCTACCTAATGGATTGCCACTCTCGTCATACAATGGGGCTCCAGAGACTGAAGTTACTTCAATTCCATCATAATTTCCGGAACTGATTTGTCCTTCTGAATAACTTGTTTTTCCATCCAAAGATTCGAAATCAACGTCCGAACTCTTGAGAAATTCATGAGCACCAACACCATAATAGGATCCACTATCTAGGGTGTTCTCTAAACTAGTTTTCCATTCCGAACCGGCGGGCAAAAAACGACCTAATGGTTGGCCACTATCATTGTACAATTGAGCATTATCTTTGGTTTTAACAATGGCTGTCCCAACGCTAGTCAAACCATAATTGATATCAGCTTTTGCCACAGTAGGAACGGCCGCAATGCCTGAAGTTAATATTAATACCGATGCGTATAAAAAAATCTTATTCATTTTTTTCATAAATGTAACCTCGATCAAAAAACAATTCCGATAGATTTATTAACCTCTATCATCAGTTACATAATAAATCCTATTGATGAATTGATATCAAATTAAGAATAGCCATCTAGTACAGAATAATTACTCCGAAACTGTCGGCCCTATTACTAAGGTCTCAGCTAATAAAACTTCTTTATATAATTCAAAAACATAATCTTGATATTTAACTTCACTTTGCGAAATCATATCCAAATATTCCCGTTCTTGAGCTAAAGCATTCATAAAGGCTCGCATTTCCAATTCTTTTTCCGCTCCAGTAAATTCTGGATGCCGTACTACCCTTATCCATTGCTTAACAAAATCTTTTGTTCGAGTCTTCTGTTTCTGAGCCATCAAATCAAAAATGACTGAATCTTTAACATTATCTGGCAAATACATCTTATTAACAGCATCGATAGCTTTTCGGACCATATTGATTCTAATTTCACCCATTTCTTGAGCTATATCTTCATCATCCACATCCTTATCTAGAATAAATTTGAATGTAATTGTAGGCACTACTAAGCTCAAGATGATCAAAACACTTTCTGACATCAATACTAAATTAAAATCGGCCCTATTCACATGAAATTCTGCCAAAGTATATGCTAAAGCTAACGTTACAGCACCATGAACTCCACCTAATGAAAAAATCCAAGCTGATCTGTTATTAAACTTTAGACGTAATCGGCCATAGACGTATCTCGTAAAAACACTTATTAAATAAATCGTGACACCTATCAACAACCAATTAAAAGAATTATTAGAAAATTTTTCCTGACTAATAATTTTGACAAACATGAATCCCAAAATGATAAAAATTATGCTATTAAGTGTTTCAGTAACCATCGAAACTAAATCATATCCCATATGAACTTGTGGTGCATTCAATAACTTACTCCGTTGTGCTTCGGCATTATGAACTAATCCGGCACAAACAACTGCAATGATACCCGAAACGTGTAACTCTTCTGCTAAATAATAGAGAACAAATGGTGTAATTAAATATAGTAGGCTTTGGGCGTTCAAAGAGTTAAAGGACGACCGCAACAAGATTTGACGAAATAGCACCACCATCCAAGCAGCCAAAGAACCAAAGACAATCCCACCAACAGCTGAAATCAAGAAATCAACCACGGTCTGTCCATAATTGATATAACCATTAACATACCAAAGAATCGTCATATTCAACAAAATAATTCCCGAAGCATCATTGAATAACGATTCCATTTTTAAAAAAATCCCTTCATCTTTTGGAATCTTCAACCCATTAGTCACAGATTCCATTGCGGTAGCGTCAGTCGGCGTACTAATAGCAGCTAAGATAAAAGCCAATGGCAAACTAATACCAGCTATCTTCCAAACACCGAAGCCAGCAATTACCAAACATAAAACAACTAGAATGACTGCCGTCTGGATAATATGTTTAACTTCTTTTTCCACTAAATTCAACCGTGTCGCTTGCCCTTCAAAGAATAATAATGGTGCTACGACTAAGCCAATAAATATTTCCGAATTAAAGTTGTCGATTTGACCATTGATAAATGGCATAAAAGCAATGATTCCACCAATTATCATACTGATATAACTCACCGATATTTTGGTAAATAACTGTCCTAGGAAAATACTGATGATAGCTGCTAAAACTAGTACGAAACTCGATATCATTAATCCCATGATTGTTCCCCTATCTATTTTTCCAAAATAAATATAGCATATTAAGTTTTAAAAGCCTTTCGATACGCATAACAAAAAAGATTCATCCTCTCGTTTAATCAATACAAAAGAAGATGAATCTTTTTTTATTTTTCAGATATTTGGCACGTAAATGTTTCACATGGAACATCTTGTGTTTTTATGAGTAACTATCACTATATATGGTATTCAAAAAAATCATACTAAATAATCAGCGATTTGTTTGATGTCTTCAGGAGTAGTCCGACAACAACCGCCAATCAATTTTGCCCCAGCTTCAATCCACTCTGGCACAAGGTCAGTGAAGGTGTCAGCTTGAGGATTCTTTTGCCAAGTTTTTGTTTCTGGATCATAAATATCACCATTATTAGGATATACAATAATCGGTTTATCCGTTACTTGATTAATATTACGCACAACATCTTGTATATTTTCCAAATTCGTACAATTAACTCCAATTGCGGAAATTTGGTCAACATCTTCAAAATACTTTACCGCCTCATACAAAGAGGTTCCATCACAAAGAGTTTCACTATCTTGAATACTAAAACTTAACCAAGCTTGTTGTTTTTTAAATTTATTTTGTAATAGATCAATTAAAGCTACGGTCTCATCAAAATTAGGTTGGGTCTCGAAAGCAAACAAATCTACTCCAGCTTGATCTAACAATTCCATTCGTTGTAAATGAAAATCTTGATATTCTGCTTTCGTCAAATTATAGTCACCGGTATATTCACTTCCATCAGCTAAGTAAGCTCCGTAAGGCCCAACGCTACCAGCTATTAAAGGATATACTTTTTGAGCACGTTTCGCTTCAGTTAATGAATCAAAGTATTGGTCTCTAGCCTTTTTAGCCAGGTCAACTGCTTGAATGATTAGATTCTTACTATCATTTTCACTCAAACCTAATTCCATAAACTTGCCAACATTAGCTTGATACGTGTTCGTTGTCGCAAAATCAGCACCTTTTTCAAAATAGCTCTTGTGAACCGCAGTGATAGCTTCTGGCTTTTCAATCATTGCCGTGGCTGACCACAAGTCACTATCTGCTTTGACACCATGTTTTTCTAATTCGGTTGCCATGGCTCCATCAACGACTAATCCAGTTCTATTTTTTAAATTTTTAGCAATTAAATCACTCATGTTCATTCCTCCATGGCTTTTATCAACTTGATATTGAAAATAATCTAGTCTATTATAAAAATTAAACTTTTTTAATTTTATTCTAATTTAAACTTTTATACAAGGTGATTACTCTTGGAAAATGAAGAAAATACCCACATTAAACTAAAACGAAACATGGAGTCACGTCACCTGTTTATGATTTCTCTTGGTGGCGTCATTGGAACTGGACTATTTTTGAGCTCTGGTTATACGATTCACGAAGCAGGTCCGATTGGAACAATTTTAGCCTACGGAATTGGTGCTATCGTCGTCTATTTAGTCATGCTCTGTTTAGGTGAATTATCAGTTGCCATGCCGGAAACCGGTTCTTTTCATGTCTACGCTGACAGATATATTGGACCCGGAACTGGTTTTACAGTCGCAATTTTGTATTGGTTAACTTGGACAGTTGCTTTAGGATCAGAATTCACCGCTGCCGGATTAATCATGCAACAATGGTTCCCAAGGTCTCCTACTTGACTGTGGAGTGCTTTATTCATGGCAGTAATTTTTATTTCTAATGCCCTGTCAGTCAAATTCTTCGCCGAAACAGAATTTTGGTTCTCCAGTATCAAAGTTATCGCCATTGTTTTATTTATTATCGTCGGCTTCTTAGCTATTTTTGGAATTATACCTATCAAAGGGACAACTCATGCCCCATTATTCACGAATCTAGTCAAAGATGGACTATTCCCTCGTGGATTCAAAGCCGTTTTCACAACTATGTTAACTGTTAACTTTGCCTTCTCAGGAACAGAATTAATTGGTGTGACAGCTGGTGAAACTAAAGATCCTGGCAAAAATATTCCTAGAGCCATTCACACTACCTTATTGCGTTTAGTAATTTTCTTTATCGGTAGTATCGTTGTCATGTCAGCTTTGATTCCTTGGCAAAAAGCTGGTGTCAGTCAAAGTCCATTCGTTTTAGTCTTCAACAGTATCGGCTTGCCATTTGCCGGAGATTTGATGAATTTCGTTGTTCTTACAGCGATTTTGTCCGCCGCTAATTCAGGACTGTATGCTTCAACGAGAATGCTCTGGTCATTAGCTCACGAAGGGATGATTCCTATCAAATATGCCAAAACTAACTCCCGAAACGTTCCGATGTTAGCTCTTTGTTTGAGTATGCTCGGTGGAATTTTGGCTTTAGTTTCTAGTGTTGTTGCGGCTTCAACAGTTTATTTAGTCCTCGTTTCAATTTCTGGTCTAGCGGTAGTTATCGTTTGGATGGCAATCGCCTTGTCTGAAATCAATTTCCGTAAACAATTTCTCAAAGATGGTCACAAATTAAGTGAATTAAAATTCAAGACACCTTGGTATCCAGTCGTCCCTTGGGCTGCCTTTATCATGAGTCTGTTATCCTGTGTCTTGATTGTCTTTGACCCCAACCAAAGATCAGCTCTCTTCTACATGATTCCTTTCTTAATTCTTTGTTATGGCGTTTATTACGGTAAGGAATATTTGAAAAAACGTCGAGTTGTAAATGATAATTAAAACTTCAATAGTCACCAAAATTGTCTAAGTTACTGGAAAAAGGTTTAATATATAAGTATATGTAAAATTTGGACTTTTTAAATTAAGGTGGTATTAACCTTGCCGTCGTCCGTTCGGCTTTGTGGACGCTGGAACGTACTGGGCACAACTTTAAGCCAATTCCAAAACCGGGAACTGTCTTAAAGCTTGGCCTTTCACTAAGCGATGAATCGCTAAGTGAAATTTCAGTACTGAGCATCCACAAAGCTGTCACTCCCGACTAGATAACGTCTTTTATTTGTTACTTCAGTGATAAAAGATAGAACCACTATCTAGTCCGGAATAGCAACGCAAATTGGCTCAGTAGTGAAATTATTCTTAGCAACTTGTTGCTTAGAATAAGGCCGAGTTTTGAGATTTTGCGCACTTGACTTATGCAAAAGCTCAAAATCGTGCCCACTACGTTCCAGCCAAATTTGCGTTGCTATGGAGGACGGAATCCTATACCGACCAAAATTCAAAAAGAACCCAATCTGGGAGAATAGATATTTATGAATAAGAAAACTAAATTGGATCAAGAAACTCCAACAAAAAAGATTATTGATGATGTCGAAGAGGGTATTAATGATGCTGGTACAGTCTTCTCAACGGAAACTGAACCATTAGAAAGTAACAGTAAGCAATTAGTTAGATACTTACTGTGGGGATTACTTTCAGTCGTTGTCAATTTCGGAACCTTCTATATTTTGTACCATACTATCCATATGAACTATCAAGTCGCTAATATTATCGCTTGGTTCTTGGGAGTACAAGTCGGATTTTGGGTCGACCGTGTTATCGTCTTCCATCACAAATCTAACTCCGCTTTTCAAGAAATGTTGGCCTTTTATGCAACTAGAATTTTAACGTTCTTAATTGAAACAGCGACACTTTGGATTGGTATTTCTGTCCTCAGCGCCAACGGAACTGGTTCTAAACTAGTCGGACAATTTTTAGCTATCGTTGGAAATTACGTACTATCTAAGTTCTTTATTTTTAAAAACAGACATTAAACAAAAAACTTCAACAACGTTTTGTAATAAACATTGTTGAAGTTTTTTTAATTTAATGCAACTTTAGGTTCAATCTTACTCTTGTTCAATAATACAGAACTAGTTACAACTGACAATGAACTGAAGGCCATTGCTAGACCTGCTAATTCAGGGCTCAAACTCAAGCCTACTGCGAAGAACAAGCCTGCAGCGACTGGAATTCCTAAGACGTTGTAAATGAAGGCCCAGAAGAGATTCAACTTGATACGATTGAAAGTCTTACGGCTCAATTCTAGAGCTTTAGCGACGTCACGTAGGTCATTCTTCATCAAGACGATACCACCAGATTCAATAGCAATATCTGTACCTGAACCCATGGCGATTCCGACATCAGCCATTGTCAAAGCTGGGGCATCATTGATTCCGTCACCAACGAAAGCAACTTTACCATCTTTTTGTAGTGCTTGAACGTGATCAGCTTTGTCACCTGGCAAAACGTCAGCTATAACTTCGTCGATACCTACTTCTTTAGCAATTGCTTCGGCAACTCGTTGATTATCACCAGTCAACATTACCGTTCTCAATCCACGAGCTTTCAAAGTGGCAATAGCCTCTTTAGAAGTAGCCTTTGGAGCATCTTGAATGGCAATTAAACCAATAATCTTATCATCAACTCCAACGAAAACAACTGTTTTAGCTTCGTTTTGAAGTTGAACCATTTTATCTTGTAATTCTGAATCAATTTTTACATCAGATAACATCTTATCGTTACCAACAAAGGCTTTTTGGTTATCAACCAAGGCTGTAACACCCTTACCTTCTACAGCTGAAAAATCAGTGGCAGTATTAGCTTGAACGTTTTCAACCTTAGCTTTGTCCATAATGGCTGTAGCTAGGGGATGTTCAGATGATTCTTCCAAACTAGCGGCAATTGACAAAACTTGCTTTTCGTTACCAATGATATCAGTAACTTCTGGTTTACCATTTGTGATAGTACCAGTTTTATCCATAACAACGGTCTTTACATCGTTAACTTCTTCAAGAACTTCACCATTCTTGATCAAAATACCCATTTTGGCACCACGACCAGTTCCAACCATCAAAGCTGTTGGTGTGGCCAAACCTAGAGCACAAGGACAGGCGATAACTACTACAGAAACTGCGAAGATTAAAGCCTTAGCAATCGTAGCTCCTAAGAAGACGTACCAAACTAAGAACGTTAAAATGGATAAAATCAAAACTGCGGGTACGAAAATTTCTGAAACTTTATCGGTTAAATTTTGAATTGGAGCGTGACTATTTTGAGCTTTTTTAACCAATTCAACAATTTGAGAAAGCATTGTGTCACTACCGACTTTTTCGGCTTTGAACATGAAGGTCCCGTTGCTGTTGATAGTTGAACCGATAACCTTGTCACCAGTTTTCTTAGTAACAGGCATACTTTCACCGGTAACCATTGATTCATCAACTGTTGAACTACCTTCAGTGATCACACCATCAACGGCAATTTTTTGACCGGGTTTAACTCTGATCAAATCACCTTCAACCACTTGGTCCAAAGGAATCTTAACTAATTTGCCATCACGCATGACTTCAGCTTCTTTAGCTTGTAAGTCGACTAATTTTTCAATGGCATTAGAAGCATTGTTACGCATTCTTTCTTCAAATACTTGACCTAACAAGACGAAAGTTATTACAAAAGCTGCACTTTCAAAGAAGACTGCTTGACCAGTAAACATAGCATAAATACTGTAAACATAAGCTACGGCTGTACCAATCGCTACCAACGTATCCATGTTTGAATGGTGCTTTTTAAATGAAGCCCACGCACTTTGAATGAAAGGTCTAGCGGCGACTGCCATAACGATAGTTGTTAAAACGAATTGAATCCATTCACTGCCCGGAACC comes from Companilactobacillus pabuli and encodes:
- a CDS encoding 5-formyltetrahydrofolate cyclo-ligase is translated as MIDKKALRQQQIKRLSENQAQTKTEGLELLKKLIELPEWKNAQSIATTVSSPMEVPTTPIIQAAQEAGKKVYLPKTMPHRQMAFLPFTSSDDLVVSKFGIPEPEYNEELVNQTPDLVLVPGLAFAKDTNYRVGFGGGYYDRFLAKYPGKTVTLVPSTMLFETADWEIDKYDIKIQKLILV
- a CDS encoding cation:proton antiporter codes for the protein MGLMISSFVLVLAAIISIFLGQLFTKISVSYISMIIGGIIAFMPFINGQIDNFNSEIFIGLVVAPLLFFEGQATRLNLVEKEVKHIIQTAVILVVLCLVIAGFGVWKIAGISLPLAFILAAISTPTDATAMESVTNGLKIPKDEGIFLKMESLFNDASGIILLNMTILWYVNGYINYGQTVVDFLISAVGGIVFGSLAAWMVVLFRQILLRSSFNSLNAQSLLYLITPFVLYYLAEELHVSGIIAVVCAGLVHNAEAQRSKLLNAPQVHMGYDLVSMVTETLNSIIFIILGFMFVKIISQEKFSNNSFNWLLIGVTIYLISVFTRYVYGRLRLKFNNRSAWIFSLGGVHGAVTLALAYTLAEFHVNRADFNLVLMSESVLIILSLVVPTITFKFILDKDVDDEDIAQEMGEIRINMVRKAIDAVNKMYLPDNVKDSVIFDLMAQKQKTRTKDFVKQWIRVVRHPEFTGAEKELEMRAFMNALAQEREYLDMISQSEVKYQDYVFELYKEVLLAETLVIGPTVSE
- the mmuM gene encoding homocysteine S-methyltransferase, producing the protein MSDLIAKNLKNRTGLVVDGAMATELEKHGVKADSDLWSATAMIEKPEAITAVHKSYFEKGADFATTNTYQANVGKFMELGLSENDSKNLIIQAVDLAKKARDQYFDSLTEAKRAQKVYPLIAGSVGPYGAYLADGSEYTGDYNLTKAEYQDFHLQRMELLDQAGVDLFAFETQPNFDETVALIDLLQNKFKKQQAWLSFSIQDSETLCDGTSLYEAVKYFEDVDQISAIGVNCTNLENIQDVVRNINQVTDKPIIVYPNNGDIYDPETKTWQKNPQADTFTDLVPEWIEAGAKLIGGCCRTTPEDIKQIADYLV
- a CDS encoding SLAP domain-containing protein, whose protein sequence is MKKMNKIFLYASVLILTSGIAAVPTVAKADINYGLTSVGTAIVKTKDNAQLYNDSGQPLGRFLPAGSEWKTSLENTLDSGSYYGVGAHEFLKSSDVDFESLDGKTSYSEGQISSGNYDGIEVTSVSGAPLYDESGNPLGRSLPEGSNWKVDLQDNNAKGTFYRVATGEYVSAVDVRPYQNSPVYSESEIVTTPSGAPTRLYDENGQLIGDRALAPNTSWYTDEFTDIGGVGYYRVATNEYVIATEVK
- a CDS encoding copper-translocating P-type ATPase, which translates into the protein MTITKRFWIALVFSIPMLIGMILMPFGIMVPGSEWIQFVLTTIVMAVAARPFIQSAWASFKKHHSNMDTLVAIGTAVAYVYSIYAMFTGQAVFFESAAFVITFVLLGQVFEERMRNNASNAIEKLVDLQAKEAEVMRDGKLVKIPLDQVVEGDLIRVKPGQKIAVDGVITEGSSTVDESMVTGESMPVTKKTGDKVIGSTINSNGTFMFKAEKVGSDTMLSQIVELVKKAQNSHAPIQNLTDKVSEIFVPAVLILSILTFLVWYVFLGATIAKALIFAVSVVVIACPCALGLATPTALMVGTGRGAKMGILIKNGEVLEEVNDVKTVVMDKTGTITNGKPEVTDIIGNEKQVLSIAASLEESSEHPLATAIMDKAKVENVQANTATDFSAVEGKGVTALVDNQKAFVGNDKMLSDVKIDSELQDKMVQLQNEAKTVVFVGVDDKIIGLIAIQDAPKATSKEAIATLKARGLRTVMLTGDNQRVAEAIAKEVGIDEVIADVLPGDKADHVQALQKDGKVAFVGDGINDAPALTMADVGIAMGSGTDIAIESGGIVLMKNDLRDVAKALELSRKTFNRIKLNLFWAFIYNVLGIPVAAGLFFAVGLSLSPELAGLAMAFSSLSVVTSSVLLNKSKIEPKVALN
- a CDS encoding GtrA family protein; its protein translation is MNKKTKLDQETPTKKIIDDVEEGINDAGTVFSTETEPLESNSKQLVRYLLWGLLSVVVNFGTFYILYHTIHMNYQVANIIAWFLGVQVGFWVDRVIVFHHKSNSAFQEMLAFYATRILTFLIETATLWIGISVLSANGTGSKLVGQFLAIVGNYVLSKFFIFKNRH